In Vanacampus margaritifer isolate UIUO_Vmar chromosome 9, RoL_Vmar_1.0, whole genome shotgun sequence, the following proteins share a genomic window:
- the lim2.5 gene encoding lens intrinsic membrane protein 2.5 — protein sequence MYSFMGGGLFCAIVGNILLVVSTATDYWMQYRLSGSFAHQGLWRYCMSGKCHMQTDSIAYWNATRAFMILSAMSCFAGIIAGILSFAHFSAFERFNRSFAAGIMFFVSTLFVLLAMAIYTGVTVNFLGKRFGDWRFSWSYILGWVALLMTFFAGIFYMCAYRMHECRRVAGPR from the exons ATGTACAGCTTCATGGGAGGGGGGCTGTTTTGCGCCATCGTGGGGAACATCTTGCTGGTGGTCTCCACGGCCACAGACTACTGGATGCAGTACCGCCTGTCGGGCAGCTTCGCCCACCAGGGCCTGTGGCGCTACTGCATGTCGGGAAAGTGCCACATGCAGACGGACAGCATCG CCTACTGGAACGCCACGCGCGCTTTCATGATCCTCTCAGCCATGTCCTGCTTCGCCGGCATCATCGCGGGGATCCTGTCCTTCGCGCACTTCTCGGCCTTCGAGAGGTTCAACCGTTCCTTCGCCGCCGGCATCATGTTCTTTGTGTCAA CGCTGTTCGTGTTGCTGGCGATGGCCATCTACACGGGCGTGACGGTCAACTTTCTGGGCAAGCGCTTCGGTGACTGGCGCTTTTCGTGGTCGTACATCTTGGGATGGGTGGCGCTGCTCATGACCTTCTTCGCAG GTATATTCTACATGTGTGCCTACAGGATGCACGAGTGCAGACGAGTGGCTGGCCCACGTTGA
- the LOC144057389 gene encoding sialic acid-binding Ig-like lectin 14 isoform X1, producing the protein MHADAVVALMWPLLFALFTGVRASPLEPSMPDRVLAVVGSCVLVPCSFAPSAKKRGEVDVRMRLRGHGRFSLFRQARVAFNSEDMDQVSQEFRGRTSLSGLVTAGDCSLKMDVVSAEDARSYEVSLKRTGDSAWGRAKSFILDVVDTPEAPVISGVSSVTDGQVVTFNCSVSYQCPSGPPTLRWQWEQGVQPVGDQEVRTLYAQDQLPVLQTSLTFRVSRRVKASLRCELSYPRGNMVATFKDLRVTFPPKDVTVQVQTLTVLEGGSALLACSCKADPPVSEYRWSYIHGGRTFHLGQRTHTIRLYNVTRDTAVHCVAENRVGRAQSRTTVLNVQYKPVIQRLSSTCAMEDGALRCVCSTQSNPRPTISWSVNGSDPPRGYNASLSADALTATLRGRGDGGPQTVTCLALNSLGNDSVMLLQHQARDDSWLLLCFLVPAAAVILSGISLAVLLFFCCYRKKSGKHMLSGHPSGPGLYQARMPVYINCSEVSHVYTNGSYQLLYQNCTPRFVRTKQVRRMGRRGGERRRGGPRGGVDTQVTTREVQGATAADPESAIYLEVL; encoded by the exons ATGCATGCGGACGCCGTCGTCGCACTCATGTGGCCTCTGCTCTTTG CCTTGTTTACGGGGGTGCGGGCCTCCCCGCTGGAGCCCTCCATGCCCGACCGTGTGCTGGCAGTGGTGGGTTCGTGCGTGCTGGTCCCCTGCTCCTTCGCGCCCTCAGCAAAGAAACGCGGCGAGGTGGACGTGCGCATGCGCCTGCGAGGTCACGGCCGCTTCTCTTTGTTCCGCCAGGCCCGCGTGGCCTTCAACAGCGAAGATATGGACCAAGTCAGCCAAGAATTCCGGGGGCGTACGTCACTGTCGGGTCTGGTGACGGCGGGCGACTGCTCATTGAAGATGGACGTGGTGAGCGCAGAGGACGCCAGGTCGTATGAGGTGTCACTGAAGAGGACTGGAGACTCCGCTTGGGGGAGGGCCAAGTCTTTCATTTTGGACGTTGTGG ACACCCCCGAGGCTCCCGTTATCAGCGGCGTGTCGTCAGTCACAGATGGACAGGTGGTCACCTTCAACTGCAGCGTCAGCTACCAGTGCCCCTCCGGACCCCCGACCCTGCGATGGCAATGGGAGCAAGGAGTGCAGCCGGTGGGAGACCAGGAGGTGCGGACCCTCTACGCCCAAGACCAGCTGCCCGTGCTGCAGACCTCGCTGACCTTCAGGGTGTCGCGCCGGGTGAAGGCGAGCCTGCGGTGTGAGCTCAGCTACCCGAGAGGCAATATGGTGGCCACTTTCAAGGATCTGCGTGTCACAT TCCCACCCAAAGATGTGACTGTGCAAGTGCAGACCCTAACGGTGCTGGAAGGGGGTAGCGCCCTGCTGGCATGCTCGTGCAAAGCTGACCCGCCGGTGTCAGAGTACCGCTGGTCCTACATCCACGGCGGCCGCACGTTCCACCTGGGCCAGCGCACGCACACCATCCGCCTGTATAACGTGACACGGGACACGGCGGTCCACTGTGTGGCCGAGAATCGGGTCGGACGCGCCCAGTCACGGACCACCGTCCTCAATGTTCAAT ATAAACCCGTGATCCAGCGCCTCTCGTCGACTTGCGCCATGGAGGATGGGGCACTTCGCTGCGTCTGCTCGACCCAATCTAACCCGCGTCCCACCATCAGTTGGAGCGTCAACGGCAGCGACCCGCCGCGCGGCTACAACGCGTCACTCTCAGCCGACGCCCTCACGGCCACTCTGAGGGGCCGCGGGGACGGGGGGCCGCAGACGGTCACATGCTTGGCCCTCAACTCTCTCGGGAACGACTCCGTGATGCTGTTACAGCACCAAGCACGGGATG ACTCTTGGCTGTTGCTGTGTTTTTTGGTTCCCGCCGCTGCCGTCATCCTGTCCGGCATCTCCCTGGCCGTGCTCCTTTTCTTCTGCTGCTATCGAAAGAAATCCGGCAA ACACATGCTGAGCGGACATCCGTCCGGACCCGGACTGTACCAGGCTCGAATGCCGGTCTACATCAACTGCTCGGAGGTGAGCCACGTGTACACCAACGGAAGCTACCAGCTGCTCTATCAGAACTGCACGCCGCGCTTCGTGCGCACCAAGCAA GTGCGACGAATGGGAAGAAGGGGCGGCGAGAGAAGGCGCGGAGGTCCGCGCGGAGGCGTGGACACACAAGTCACCACCAGAGAGGTGCAAGGCGCCACCGCGGCTGATCCGGAATCAGCCATCTACCTGGAGGTCCTCTAA
- the LOC144057389 gene encoding myelin-associated glycoprotein isoform X2: protein MRTPSSHSCGLCSLARVAFNSEDMDQVSQEFRGRTSLSGLVTAGDCSLKMDVVSAEDARSYEVSLKRTGDSAWGRAKSFILDVVDTPEAPVISGVSSVTDGQVVTFNCSVSYQCPSGPPTLRWQWEQGVQPVGDQEVRTLYAQDQLPVLQTSLTFRVSRRVKASLRCELSYPRGNMVATFKDLRVTFPPKDVTVQVQTLTVLEGGSALLACSCKADPPVSEYRWSYIHGGRTFHLGQRTHTIRLYNVTRDTAVHCVAENRVGRAQSRTTVLNVQYKPVIQRLSSTCAMEDGALRCVCSTQSNPRPTISWSVNGSDPPRGYNASLSADALTATLRGRGDGGPQTVTCLALNSLGNDSVMLLQHQARDDSWLLLCFLVPAAAVILSGISLAVLLFFCCYRKKSGKHMLSGHPSGPGLYQARMPVYINCSEVSHVYTNGSYQLLYQNCTPRFVRTKQVRRMGRRGGERRRGGPRGGVDTQVTTREVQGATAADPESAIYLEVL from the exons ATGCGGACGCCGTCGTCGCACTCATGTGGCCTCTGCTCTTTG GCCCGCGTGGCCTTCAACAGCGAAGATATGGACCAAGTCAGCCAAGAATTCCGGGGGCGTACGTCACTGTCGGGTCTGGTGACGGCGGGCGACTGCTCATTGAAGATGGACGTGGTGAGCGCAGAGGACGCCAGGTCGTATGAGGTGTCACTGAAGAGGACTGGAGACTCCGCTTGGGGGAGGGCCAAGTCTTTCATTTTGGACGTTGTGG ACACCCCCGAGGCTCCCGTTATCAGCGGCGTGTCGTCAGTCACAGATGGACAGGTGGTCACCTTCAACTGCAGCGTCAGCTACCAGTGCCCCTCCGGACCCCCGACCCTGCGATGGCAATGGGAGCAAGGAGTGCAGCCGGTGGGAGACCAGGAGGTGCGGACCCTCTACGCCCAAGACCAGCTGCCCGTGCTGCAGACCTCGCTGACCTTCAGGGTGTCGCGCCGGGTGAAGGCGAGCCTGCGGTGTGAGCTCAGCTACCCGAGAGGCAATATGGTGGCCACTTTCAAGGATCTGCGTGTCACAT TCCCACCCAAAGATGTGACTGTGCAAGTGCAGACCCTAACGGTGCTGGAAGGGGGTAGCGCCCTGCTGGCATGCTCGTGCAAAGCTGACCCGCCGGTGTCAGAGTACCGCTGGTCCTACATCCACGGCGGCCGCACGTTCCACCTGGGCCAGCGCACGCACACCATCCGCCTGTATAACGTGACACGGGACACGGCGGTCCACTGTGTGGCCGAGAATCGGGTCGGACGCGCCCAGTCACGGACCACCGTCCTCAATGTTCAAT ATAAACCCGTGATCCAGCGCCTCTCGTCGACTTGCGCCATGGAGGATGGGGCACTTCGCTGCGTCTGCTCGACCCAATCTAACCCGCGTCCCACCATCAGTTGGAGCGTCAACGGCAGCGACCCGCCGCGCGGCTACAACGCGTCACTCTCAGCCGACGCCCTCACGGCCACTCTGAGGGGCCGCGGGGACGGGGGGCCGCAGACGGTCACATGCTTGGCCCTCAACTCTCTCGGGAACGACTCCGTGATGCTGTTACAGCACCAAGCACGGGATG ACTCTTGGCTGTTGCTGTGTTTTTTGGTTCCCGCCGCTGCCGTCATCCTGTCCGGCATCTCCCTGGCCGTGCTCCTTTTCTTCTGCTGCTATCGAAAGAAATCCGGCAA ACACATGCTGAGCGGACATCCGTCCGGACCCGGACTGTACCAGGCTCGAATGCCGGTCTACATCAACTGCTCGGAGGTGAGCCACGTGTACACCAACGGAAGCTACCAGCTGCTCTATCAGAACTGCACGCCGCGCTTCGTGCGCACCAAGCAA GTGCGACGAATGGGAAGAAGGGGCGGCGAGAGAAGGCGCGGAGGTCCGCGCGGAGGCGTGGACACACAAGTCACCACCAGAGAGGTGCAAGGCGCCACCGCGGCTGATCCGGAATCAGCCATCTACCTGGAGGTCCTCTAA
- the vsig10l gene encoding V-set and immunoglobulin domain-containing protein 10-like — protein MKRHDGLCGQVLMIVLGFAFPDANGQLLVSALGASWVDTLAGANLTLAVSFSGAPDPAVTWFKGSLPIITWTVGSDVPPDVAEEYREVLRLEPNGSLSFVRVPLGFDGDYKVEMTKSGLGTDSFNFTLRVFELFQNVTVTALPDVIEEDSEQFQLQYGMLRGLAERQLWSFNDLRIAEGEGGSRYSLRPGSLTVREPRRNDSGQYTVSLSNPFSSVTLHLNVTVLYGPDEPRIQTSPVQDFYVPGDSLTLSCQADGSPQPLVEWMFGGETLPDIHMGVLNLTRVQINQSGLYTCELRNQITGAQRQQTVTLNVYDRPPGNPQCSVLSEDNRSLQYGCQWSGGTPPARLSFLDFGNGSSLENVTVSVNASSELDGKIVTCQAQHPVENSKCIVTAESPQYFLPSVRTDVDSDGKIVASIRCLSHATPPAAVSWFRGGQPVIDGDLISDDTTSLHVRHRNVSVLLLQNYTCTCRNPLGGRSKHVHLQEPSISNFSLFPHKDGTIVTLTWEVPPTSIVTGFDIQMSGPALVSADDGNVSQSRGSGDSFRTILPKPGTARSADIFHLHPKSTYRFRVLPRALMTEGQPTKALRIGPAGGLSGPAIAGIAAGIPCSLLFLLLMCGLIYFFIYWSRAKRRQTRYPGSRAAEKVTTTQTQTPHNLLTGSAMTSPDYNRLRQTPSSLSVAPPTFVPPPPVRVATTV, from the exons atgaAACGGCATGACGGATTATGTGGTCAAGTCTTGATGATTGTTTTGGGTTTTGCTTTCCCTG ATGCTAACGGGCAGCTGCTGGTGTCCGCACTGGGAGCCAGCTGGGTGGACACTCTCGCGGGTGCCAACCTCACCCTGGCCGTGTCCTTCAGCGGGGCACCGGACCCAGCGGTGACCTGGTTCAAAGGCAGTCTGCCCATTATCACCTGGACCGTGGGTTCAGATGTGCCCCCGGACGTAGCGGAAGAATACAGGGAAGTGCTGAGACTAGAACCCAATGGATCCCTCAGCTTTGTCCGCGTGCCCCTAGGCTTCGATGGAGACTACAAGGTGGAGATGACCAAGTCTGGACTTGGCACGGACTCCTTCAATTTCACTCTCAGGGTTTTTG AACTCTTCCAGAATGTGACGGTGACGGCTTTGCCTGACGTGATCGAAGAGGACAGCGAGCAGTTCCAGCTGCAGTACGGCATGCTGCGAGGCCTGGCGGAACGGCAGCTGTGGTCCTTCAACGACCTCCGCATAGCAGAAGGAGAAGGCGGCTCGCGTTACTCGCTGCGGCCCGGCAGCCTGACGGTCCGCGAGCCCCGCCGGAACGACTCGGGACAGTACACGGTGTCGTTGAGCAACCCCTTCAGCAGTGTGACGCTTCACTTGAACGTCACCGTCTTgt ATGGTCCAGATGAGCCCAGAATCCAAACCAGCCCAGTTCAGGACTTTTACGTACCAGGAGATTCGCTCACCCTGTCCTGCCAGGCAGACGGGTCGCCACAACCCCTCGTGGAGTGGATGTTTGGCGGCGAGACCCTGCCTGATATCCACATGGGTGTTCTGAATCTCACCCGAGTGCAGATCAATCAAAGTGGCCTTTACACCTGTGAGTTGCGCAACCAAATCACAGGAGCGCAACGACAGCAGACCGTCACTCTAAATGTTTATG ATAGACCACCAGGAAATCCGCAGTGTTCTGTGCTGTCTGAAGACAACCGAAGCTTGCAGTACGGCTGCCAGTGGTCGGGCGGAACGCCGCCAGCCAGACTGTCTTTCCTGGATTTCGGTAACGGCAGCAGCCTGGAAAACGTCACCGTGTCCGTCAATGCGTCGAGCGAACTGGATGGGAAAATTGTCACTTGCCAGGCACAACATCCAGTGGAAAACAGCAAGTGTATCGTTACGGCCG AAAGCCCGCAGTACTTCCTCCCGTCCGTGAGAACCGACGTGGACTCTGATGGCAAAATAGTGGCGAGCATCCGCTGCCTCAGCCATGCCACGCCCCCCGCCGCGGTGTCGTGGTTCCGAGGTGGCCAGCCGGTCATCGACGGCGACCTCATCAGTGACGACACCACCAGCCTCCACGTCCGTCATCGCAACGTCAGCGTGCTCCTCTTGCAAAACTACACCTGCACCTGCCGAAACCCGCTGGGCGGCCGCAGCAAGCACGTCCACTTGCAAG AGCCGTCCATCTCCAATTTCAGTTTGTTCCCGCACAAGGACGGAACCATCGTCACCTTGACCTGGGAAGTCCCGCCCACCTCTATCGTCacag GTTTTGACATCCAGATGAGCGGCCCGGCCCTGGTGAGTGCCGACGACGGTAACGTCAGTCAGTCCAGAGGCAGCGGTGATTCATTCCGCACCATCCTGCCCAAACCCGGAACGGCCCGAAGTGCCGACATCTTCCACCTGCATCCCAAGTCCACGTATCGCTTCCGGGTTCTTCCTAGAGCTCTGATGACCGAGGGACAGCCAACAAAAGCACTCCGGATCGGCCCGG CTGGGGGTCTGAGCGGTCCGGCCATTGCGGGCATCGCAGCCGGAATCCCATGCAGCCTCCTCTTCCTGCTTCTGATGTGCGGCCTCATCTATTTCTTCATCTACTGGAGCAGAGCCAAAAGACGGCAGACAAGATATCCGGGGTCCAGAGCCGCCGAAAAG GTAACCACCACCCAGACACAGACGCCTCACAATCTGTTGACAGGAAGCGCAATGACGAGCCCCGACTACAACAGATTGCGTCAG ACGCCGTCTAGTCTTTCAGTAGCCCCGCCCACTTTTGTCCCCCCGCCGCCCGTCAGAGTTGCGACAACAGTCTGA